The genomic segment GAACAGGAAAAAGACATAGCTGACATTTTCTGATGTTCCTGGGCTTATGGTATAGAGTTCATGCAATCCTGAGGAATCATTTTACGAGTTACTCGAGCAGTTcatattaaaacagtttttttttttttttcattgtttaaaacCACTTGTTTAGGAGGTAATTACCAAATATACAAAGATATTATTGTACAAATTACACACTATGgattaatatttctaaaattgATCAGCAACTGCTTACATGATATGAATGGAGCTTTGAGTCAGAAGATAAAGGAATCTAGTGGGATTTTCACATCAAATGCTCTGCTTGCTAGCTGGAGCTCTTGATTGATTTGATCTATGTTTTTGTCCATGTAGTGCATCTCTGGAGCAGGAATAGCCTCCAATGTGCATTATATTTAGAATGAAAATATGATACCAGTCAGAAATTAAATAAGAGTTAAAGCACAAATGTAATGGTGTGTAAACATTGGATGCATAGGTTTTGCATTCtaaaaattaggtttttgaTTTGAAAATTCAAAGCCTCCCTTTAGGAGGAAGTCCTGTTGTCACTTTTGTCCACTTTTTTTAATACTCAGGAATCATTTTAAAAGACAGTTGTTTCATTCATCCACCAGAGATGTCATTTTAGATGTCATTgtccaaacatgacattttttttttccatttgtttttttttttcctttattacaGTACACCCAATATACTTTGACTGCTTTCCCTCTGTACAGCTGAACATAAAACCGTACTAATACATGAGTGttcagtttcatgtgtttttACGTTTTCGAGATGCTTTCAGGAACTTCTTGTTGTACTTAAAACTCCTGATAAAAGCACTTGTTAAACAACAGAAATCCCaagaataaaatcatttaaagagactccagaaatcaaattaaattgttgttttgctCTTTGTCAATGATCTTTCAGCCTGTGACTCCACTTTAGGTGATTTCAGATTGAAGAGGCATAAAGGTTCAATGTGGTTGCAAAATGATTTCGAAATTGTTCATGATAAAATAGCAGCACGTTTACCTCTGAAATGTCCTCAAAGGCTAAAAATGACTGACCACAGTATATAGTTGACTCAGACTCAATGGTTGTTTTGATTACTTCATTGTTTCTGAAACTTTAGGGTAAATTAGAGCTTTGTAAATGTTTACCTTCAGTCAGATTCTCATACTGTACAGAAATGTTTAGGACTGTGCAAAAGTCGTTAAAGGCCATATGCagctcaactttttttttcttctgctcaagGTGTCACAATATACACTCATGAgagtaatatttatgttttgccATATGAGCcataagagtgtgtgtgtaacacactgatttgtgctaaaaaaaaaatgtaattttacatttttttaaaattaagaatgtttagatatttgtaacAAGACTAAAGAAGATATTCTCGCTTCAATTTGTGGAAAGGCAAATTAATACCCACAGAAAGCCTGAGCTTAGAACAGATGAAATCTTTGTGAAGGAATCATGTGTGATTGTGCTGGCTAGGATTCAGTGTGGCACTATAATGAGGATATCAATATATTTAGATTATCAGATTCCCGGTGCTATCGAATTTACCATCTAAGACCGCAAACAATTGTCAAATTAGCTTTAGCATGCTGTATATCTTCTGGAAGTCTCATGGTACTtaattaaacttcattttggtcTCTGTCACCATTTGTAAGAACATTACAGTGGATATTTTTCAAGCATTATAGAATTATGCCCCTTTTTCAAAAGGTTTTGTTCATGAGAAACCAGTATTTCCTATAAAATTACTCAGAACACGACCTGTATGTGTGCAACTGGAAGAGACACTTTGGATCCTTTTCTAGTCATAAACACACTGGCACAGACATGAAGCCAAGAGGGAATTAAATGAGGATCTTTTTAACAGCTTTTGCACATAAAAGGGCATCCATGGTCCTCTCTGTGCTCTTTAACACACTTTCCCCATCAGCCCCTTAGCTCTCAAGTTTTCCATTACGacaacaaatatttttccaataaaaagtcttcattattttattttattttttcagtaaatgaAAACTGTTACAGACTGTAACAGTTGTAATGAGCCATATAATATCCTATAAATGATGGAACAAGGGTTGCTGTATGTAAAGACATCAAAGCTAACACatctgcttttttctttttctgacacACATTATCGGTCAAGCGTTTATTATTAAGAATAATtaggtttttaaatgtttttgacaaaacatcacCATAAAAGGGCCTAGGCATTTGTTATGCATGATAATCCAGCTACTATGAAACATGAAGAACTGTTGGTTTCTGTTTCTTTTATCTCAGGTGACCATCAGAAATGTTTACACATGTGACATCATCTGTACTTATGCAACAATATCATAAGAAAGAGGAAAAATATTAACTGGTTTCCTTTCccattttttgtgaaaatataaCCACCTTCTTCCAAACATAAAACTTATATATACATTGTAGACAAGTattataatagatttttttctcctGAAAAGCTACAGccttaaattaacatttgaatATGCCACTAAATCTTACTATAAAAATAGCAAAGGTCACAAGattatgcaataaaaaaaaaaaaacataattgcatACACCAAGCGCTTGCCTTtcagtataataatatttttatcatatcTTTCCAGCAAGTGCTGCCACAACTTTATCTAAAACGCTGGACTCCAAATATGCAATTATTCCTCCGCGGTTCGCCCATCTGTCCACACCATGACTTTCAGTGTGAGGTTGATGGTAGGTCAGTTCAGCTGCGTGTCCTTCTTTTCCTTTCACATGGGCACGCAGGCACTCACTCAGATCCGAGATGCCACCACCCAACGCCCGCAGAAGTGCATGAGGAGCACACGAGTCCCACTTGAATGTGCTGCCCTCTGACAGCACATAAACATCCACCAGACCCTGGACCACGCACAGGATCTTGTATCCTGCACCGGACGCGTACATCAGTGAGCCATTGGAAATGGCCGCTAAAGCATCCTTCACAGCTGGCCTCTCACTGGAGCTCAGCAGCACAGACAAATAATCTTTCTTTTGTTGACACGACGGCCGGCGCTGCGTGCAGGAGCAAACGTTCACATCTTCATACGAAACACCCCAGACGTGCTGACCTTTCCATCTACAATGACATCATGAAGAGATTAAGTAATACAGTAACTTACATAACAGAAGGCCAGGgctgtattcacaaaacatcttaaggctaaaagtagctcataacttgccgatgaccaattaccagtagagactaacatttaccattaaaaccagtaaaattcccattataactagtaaaaaccattacaaattctgtgatggtttctatttttttgttttgttttgttttttaagcaggGCTAAAATGGTTGTTGCCAGCATTCTACCTCTACCttgtgaataggttttaagagaaaactcttagctaaaaCATGAATGCTATTTAGGAGAAGTCTTAGTGGTAagatgaaatgttttgtaaatacgGGCCCAGAAAAGCTTAAAACGGTCTTACTGTGTTGTACTTATTTTTAACTAAGAAAAGtttgaaattgttttgtttgttttttttgagaaattctGTGATTTTCTTATCtcgtatttttttaaatgtgtatttcaaCACATAGATAATTTGGTTAAACAGATTGCCATACAGGTTTATTGGTTTCCATGCATTTCACCAAAAATCTATGATTGGGGTGGTTGGGGTTTATAGTTTGTCAAAGACTAAAATATGCACAAAACTTATGAGGCactaaaaactcgcaattgaaaACCTGTCTTCTGAATCATCCAGGAAGAATGTGGTTTTTCCATCTATAGGAGTTTTACAGTCAAAAAGTCTGTGAAATGTTTTGGTTCTATTCTGTTCTTTATGGATGTTTTAACAGGTCATAAAACCATGAAATGATATCAAACAGGAGAGTCTGAATCtgtatatttctaaataatataCTTTGTATATCATTTCACTTGGCTAAAAATGTAAAGGGgtcaacacatttcattttatgaaaGTAAACTCTTTAATCTGACAGTGGAAAATGCTGTATCCCATGCACAGTGTATTACACTTACATGTTCCCCCCTTTTATGTGACTAtatatggttttattttcaatgattgttttttttttttttttattgtattacaaCAATATTCTCATTTTTGTAGATCTCatctgagctttttttttttaacaatgctAAAGCAGCACTCTTACCCTTTACCCGCTGAGTCTTTGTGGTTAAACGGCTGGTTTATAACACCCATGACTGGTTGGCCAGTGGATCGTAAGTAAACCCCAATCAGAACCAGAGCACACGGGAGTCCGAATGGACAAAAGCCTTCATCTggctcctcttcctctttcccCTCAATGTACTGACTTGttccatctttaaaaaaaaaattaccagagggaaaaaaaaggctTATAAACATAACCGGTTGGGTTGTTAAatatccagaaaaaaaaaaaaacaaatctttccAGTTTTAggtttgagttttcattttcacttaGCTTTTTTTCCTTCATAGATTGCACATAGATATCTCCTAACTAGTTTTGCAACTACTGACACAAGGAGACCTGTACCTGTACAGGCATTATGTACAACCTTAGATTAAGAAAATATCTTCTCCTCCCCTTAGTTCTGTGGGTTTATTAAATCTTCAAGCTATGTAAAAATACCAGTTAGGGCACACATGTATCTTACTTTTGAAATGAATATAGTCTTTCAAATGACACACGCCTTCAACTATCAATTGTTGGCTCTATTAAAgtcagggttcccacaccttaGTTAACTTTAAATTCAAGGACCGTTCAAGGACTTTCCAAGCCCAATACCCTCAATTTCAAGGACttaatgtggggacacatttcaagtgagagcaaggttacattGTGTTACCTTGTAAGATGCATAGTTACAGTTTTCACgtgtcaaacacaactatgcaactattgcatttatttttgccatatgACAGATCTGATATTCTATTTGTCGTATTTCTGTTCACTGAAGAATTTTCGGTACATCTTTTACTGCATTCTAAAATGGTCTGATAACTTTTGGATGGATTTTAATGAAAAGAGTTTAGGTGTTAACATTAACGTAATGTGTAAATATGCGTAACTACCATAAATCAAGCAATGCATAGGCCAAGTGTTGgcaaaataatacattagtgGACCGGAGAGaataatatggattttttttccagagaaCTTCTTGCACAAAATAATTCAAGCATTTTCAACGACCTGTatctttgtatgtttttttaaaaaaaaactttccagggccttgaattttttttgcagattcacaaactttcaaggatttcatGAACCTGTGGGAACCCTGTAAATTgcttgtcattaaaaaaataaataaataaataaataaaagttcactaaattaataaaatgataataaatacattaccgATGGGATCAATCCAGATGCCCACGTCGGCCGGACTGATTGACAGCTGTAGAGATTCAGCCATCTCATCTCTAATCTGAAGATCCTGGTGGATCACCTTGGTCAGGAGGGAAGCAGCGTTTTGATCACCATCCAGAACTTTAGCCAACAGAGTAGTTGTGTCCTCTTCCTGAGCACATACTGTCACAGTAACACTCTCCCCTGAAAGAAATACAATCACACATCAATTCCAGTCAAATGGTATCACTTATTTAATTAAGACATTGCCTATATCTTTTTTAGTTTAAGCATTCTTGACCATCAGAGATGCATAAACATTCATTATGAAAAGCAGACGCATACCTGCAAACtcaataattgaaaaaaatatatattatttttttcctttttttgaatAAGCAGACAAAACTATTtatgaaaattctgaaaatgtataaaatgataaacCACACATTTCAGCCAAATTAATGATTTACCATGGTTACCTTGGTACACAAAGCACAAGCATTGTAAGGAggtaaaatgaaaagaaaaaacttttcTAAAGACATCTCCCAAATAAAACCTCTTCGGAGTTACACAAATCATGTGAATGGCCCATTTCAATATCagaatattttcagattttgccaaaaaaagacaacagtggatgtaattatgcattattCCCTGGCACCTCCTGATCaccccaaaacaaacacaagctTTTCATCTCATGCTAAGTATTTCTCAGCTCCTCCAATATACTCACAAAATACTCTATAATGATAGCTTTGATTCGACTTTATTATAACCATGCAACCATTTGCCTACCAGCTACCATGGCCACAACCTAACCACTGTCTTCATCCcatctgattttaaaattgtttgcaTAACCCCATTTCAAATCCTGACATATTCACCCCCTCGACCCAGATTAAAAACTGCTTGGATCCAAAATGACAGCATCTTCACTGTCCTCATTGTGATTCATCTGGATCTGTTTGCTTCATTTCACACAATCACCCACCGCCACTGTTAGCTGAGAAGTGCATCTCTAATTGGTGCCTATCCTATTTGATAAAAGGACCCATCAAGGGAGGTAGGGAGTGCAGTGGTCATGTAGTGAGCAAGGCCTTAAAAACCGCTGTGAAAAAGAAGACATCAGAAAGCCATTCATTTGAGTTTAATGTAAACATAGGCTGTCATTGCAGCTGCAATGGATTTCTTTTCTGCATCTTGCATCCCACAGGGCTTTGTACT from the Labeo rohita strain BAU-BD-2019 unplaced genomic scaffold, IGBB_LRoh.1.0 scaffold_61, whole genome shotgun sequence genome contains:
- the inpp1 gene encoding inositol polyphosphate 1-phosphatase, encoding MASGMAKLLQLLLSVAEKAANVARVCRQEASLFELLVQEKTGADKNKKFVQDFKTLADVLIQEMIRHDVCAQFPELAGFIHGEESNKFENGLGESVTVTVCAQEEDTTTLLAKVLDGDQNAASLLTKVIHQDLQIRDEMAESLQLSISPADVGIWIDPIDGTSQYIEGKEEEEPDEGFCPFGLPCALVLIGVYLRSTGQPVMGVINQPFNHKDSAGKGWKGQHVWGVSYEDVNVCSCTQRRPSCQQKKDYLSVLLSSSERPAVKDALAAISNGSLMYASGAGYKILCVVQGLVDVYVLSEGSTFKWDSCAPHALLRALGGGISDLSECLRAHVKGKEGHAAELTYHQPHTESHGVDRWANRGGIIAYLESSVLDKVVAALAGKI